The Choloepus didactylus isolate mChoDid1 chromosome 13, mChoDid1.pri, whole genome shotgun sequence genome contains a region encoding:
- the IL17B gene encoding interleukin-17B codes for MDWPHNLLFLLTISIFLGLGQPRNPKGKRKGQGWPGTLAPGPHQVPLDLVSRAKPYARMEEYERNLGEMVAQLRNSSEPARRKCEVNLQLWLSNKRSLSPWGYSINHDPSRIPADLPEARCLCLGCVNPFTMQEDRSLVSVPVFSQVPVRRRLCPLPPRAGPCRQRAVMETIAVGCTCIF; via the exons ATGGACTGGCCGCACAACCTG ctttTCCTTCTTACCATTTCCATCTTCCTGGGGCTGGGCCAGCCCAGGAACCCCAAAGGCAAGAGGAAGGGACAAGGATGGCCTGGGACCCTGGCGCCTGGGCCTCACCAGGTGCCACTGGACCTGGTGTCACGGGCAAAGCCATACGCCCGCATGGAGGAGTATGAGAGGAACCTTGGGGAGATGGTGGCCCAGCTGAGGAACAGTTCCGAACCAGCCAGGAGGAAGTGTGAGGTCAACCTGCAGCTGTGGCTGTCCAACAAGAGGAGCCTGTCACCCTGGGGCTACAG CATCAACCATGACCCCAGCCGCATCCCTGCCGACCTGCCGGAGGCACGGTGCCTGTGCCTGGGCTGCGTGAACCCCTTCACCATGCAGGAGGACCGCAGCCTGGTGAGCGTGCCTGTCTTCAGCCAGGTGCCCGTGCGCCGCCGCCTCTGCCCTCTGCCACCACGTGCCGGGCCCTGCCGCCAGCGCGCCGTCATGGAGACCATTGCCGTGGGCTGCACCTGCATCTTCTGA